One window of Trifolium pratense cultivar HEN17-A07 linkage group LG5, ARS_RC_1.1, whole genome shotgun sequence genomic DNA carries:
- the LOC123887062 gene encoding uncharacterized protein LOC123887062, whose translation MASLRFFCTTNISAVSTQHKVKNNNKCVLHQKVKNLINNTLELPSISSSSTTPIESLHKGNWVKLICGASFEDVVDIRNLSLVYTLAGVDCIDCAADASVVSAVNEGIQAAKDILCCHRRPWVMISVNDDKDLHFRKAEFDPEDCPADCSRPCENVCPANAISFQEKSTLGISYNTEASRVMKDGVITERCYGCGRCLPVCPYDKIREVTYVRDAITTSDLIKRNDVDAIEIHTSGRQSRQFEELWRALGDSVQNLKLVAVSLPNVGDSTISSMNKMFSIMKPNLKSFNLWQLDGRPMSGDIGRGATKESIAFAVQLAQAKDRPPGFLQLAGGTNAHTIEGLKREGLFQTTISPSNPSCALISGIAYGGYARKIVGRVLRSMQSQHGGAASIEDHPEHLLMALREALALVGPVKCL comes from the exons ATGGCTAGTTTGAGATTTTTCTGCACCACAAATATCTCAGCTGTCTCAACTCAACATAAAG TCAAAAACAATAACAAGTGTGTTCTTCATCAGAAAGTCAAGAACCTCATCAACAACACTTTGGAACTTCCTTCCATTTCATCATCATCGACTACTCCAATTGAGTCTCTCCATAAAGGCAATTGGGTCAAGCTCATTTGTGGTGCAAGCTTTGAAGATGTTGTTGATATCAGAAATCTCAGTTTGGTTTACACTCTTGCTGGAg TTGACTGCATTGACTGCGCTGCTGATGCATCGGTTGTTAGTGCTGTGAATGAAGGAATTCAAGCTGCAAAAGACATCTTATGCTGCCATAGAAGACCATGGGTGATGATCAGTGTTAATGATGATAAAGATCTTCATTTTCGCAAAGCCG AATTTGATCCGGAGGACTGTCCAGCCGACTGTTCACGCCCTTGTGAAAATGTGTGTCCTGCAAATGCAATCTCATTCCAAGAGAAATCTACTTTAGGAATTTCATATAATACCGAAGCATCAAGAGTAATGAAG GACGGTGTCATAACGGAACGCTGTTATGGCTGTGGTCGATGTCTTCCAGTTTGCCCATATGATAAAATAA GAGAGGTAACGTATGTTAGGGATGCTATTACAACTTCTGATTTGATCAAGAGAAATGATGTTGATGCTATAGAGATACATACAAGTGGAAG ACAGAGTAGACAGTTCGAAGAACTCTGGCGTGCTTTAGGAGATTCGGTACAAAATTTGAAGCTAGTAGCC GTTAGTTTACCTAATGTTGGAGATTCGACAATATCATCTATGAACAAAATGTTCTCGATTATGAAACCAAATCTTAAAAGCTTCAACTTATGGCAG TTAGACGGCCGTCCAATGAGTGGCGATATTGGTAGAGGAGCAACTAAGGAGTCAATAGCCTTTGCTGTTCAATTAGCTCAAGCAAAAGATAGACCTCCCG GATTTCTTCAACTTGCTGGTGGAACTAATGCTCACACAATTGAAGGGTTGAAAAGAGAAGGACTCTTTCAAACAACAATCAGTCCATCTAATCCATCGTGTGCTTTAATTAGCGGCATAGCTTATGGTGGCTACGCGCGAAAG ATTGTTGGTAGAGTATTGAGATCCATGCAATCCCAACATGGTGGAGCTGCTTCAATTGAGGATCATCCTGAGCATCTCTTAATGGCTCTAAGGGAAGCACTTGCTTTGGTTGGACCTGTTAAATGTCTATAA